The Lacrimispora xylanolytica genome has a segment encoding these proteins:
- a CDS encoding aromatic acid exporter family protein — protein MKHENIIKSIKIALAAVLAIAIAAELGLKFSATAGIITVLSIQNTKRETFKSAGNRTFAFLGALLLSGIVFYFLGFTLLGFALYLLLFSLLCLYAGWGEAIAMDSVLITHFLTEKSMSLHLIGNEAALFFIGTTVGVLVNLHLRKRGDEFQKLSDEVDQKAKAILNHMAHLLLIEDKSGFDLSCIASLREKIDLARACAFNNYNNAIWKKDTYEIDYIEMRQQQSIVLEGIYENIKNISLIPRQGEEVAKLFWNIEQNYHRYNTGEGLLQDLNLLLSDLKQHELPVSREEFEARAILFYILKQLERLIMLKRSFVLSHDR, from the coding sequence ATGAAACACGAAAATATTATTAAAAGTATAAAAATTGCCTTGGCTGCTGTTTTAGCCATTGCCATTGCCGCAGAGCTTGGCCTCAAATTTTCTGCCACGGCTGGAATTATTACCGTATTAAGCATACAAAATACAAAGCGGGAGACCTTTAAAAGTGCTGGAAACAGGACCTTTGCTTTCCTGGGTGCTCTGCTCCTTTCGGGTATTGTATTCTACTTTCTTGGCTTTACCCTCCTAGGCTTTGCCCTTTATCTCCTTTTGTTCTCTCTTCTTTGCCTGTATGCAGGCTGGGGAGAAGCCATTGCCATGGATTCCGTTCTGATTACTCATTTTCTAACAGAAAAATCCATGTCTCTCCATCTCATCGGCAACGAAGCTGCTCTCTTTTTCATCGGCACCACAGTGGGAGTGCTTGTAAACCTCCATTTAAGAAAACGTGGAGATGAGTTTCAAAAGCTCTCCGATGAAGTGGACCAAAAAGCCAAAGCCATCTTAAACCATATGGCTCACCTGCTTCTCATTGAGGATAAAAGCGGATTTGATTTAAGCTGCATTGCCAGTCTTAGAGAAAAAATTGATCTGGCCAGAGCCTGCGCCTTTAACAATTACAACAATGCCATCTGGAAAAAGGACACCTATGAAATTGATTACATTGAAATGCGTCAGCAGCAAAGCATTGTTTTAGAAGGAATCTATGAAAATATTAAAAACATATCTCTGATTCCCCGTCAGGGAGAAGAGGTTGCAAAACTCTTTTGGAACATTGAACAGAATTATCACAGATACAATACAGGGGAAGGGCTTTTACAGGATTTAAACCTTCTGCTTTCTGATTTAAAGCAACATGAGCTGCCTGTCAGCCGGGAAGAATTTGAAGCTAGAGCCATCTTATTCTATATCCTAAAGCAATTGGAGCGTCTTATTATGCTAAAACGCTCCTTTGTCCTCTCTCACGATCGATAA
- a CDS encoding 6-phospho-beta-glucosidase, with amino-acid sequence MKGNIKIVTIGGGSSYTPELIEGFIKRKDQLPIGEIWLVDIEEGKEKLDIVGNLAKRMIKKAGLDWKVHLTLDRREALKDADFVSTQFRVGLLDARIKDERIPLSHGVIGQETNGAGGMFKAFRTIPVILDIVEDMKELCPNAWLVNFTNPSGMVTEAVIRYGKWDKVVGLCNVPIMCRKIAAGSLQTEEEDLFFRFGGLNHFHWHRVWNKDGEEKTAEVIEKVYATEGGLKKAMQGLKSSGVQNIPNISFLAGQIRNLGIIPCMYHRYYYITDDMLKEELESYEKGETRAELVKKTEAELFELYKDPDLNVKPPQLEKRGGAFYSDAACELISSIYNDKKTYMVVSTRNNGAITDLPDDVVVEVSSIITAHGPVPISWGSFDASSRGLLQLMKDMELTTIKAAVTGDYDTALQAFTLNPLVPSGAIAQTILDELLVAHKKHLPQFKEKIEALEAK; translated from the coding sequence ATGAAAGGAAATATCAAAATCGTTACCATTGGAGGCGGCTCCAGCTATACTCCGGAGCTTATCGAGGGTTTTATAAAAAGAAAGGACCAGCTTCCCATCGGCGAAATCTGGCTTGTGGATATTGAGGAAGGAAAAGAAAAGCTTGATATTGTAGGAAATCTGGCAAAGCGAATGATTAAGAAAGCAGGACTTGACTGGAAGGTTCATTTGACTTTAGACAGGAGAGAGGCCCTAAAGGATGCAGATTTCGTATCCACCCAGTTTCGGGTTGGCCTTTTAGATGCCAGAATCAAGGATGAGAGAATTCCGCTGTCCCATGGTGTCATCGGCCAGGAGACCAATGGAGCAGGAGGCATGTTTAAGGCGTTTCGTACCATTCCTGTGATTCTTGATATCGTAGAGGATATGAAGGAGCTTTGCCCCAATGCCTGGCTTGTGAACTTCACAAATCCTTCCGGCATGGTGACAGAGGCTGTTATTCGCTACGGAAAATGGGATAAGGTAGTAGGTCTTTGTAACGTTCCCATTATGTGCCGGAAGATAGCTGCGGGCTCTCTTCAAACAGAGGAAGAGGATTTATTCTTCCGTTTTGGCGGACTCAATCATTTTCATTGGCACAGGGTATGGAATAAAGACGGGGAAGAAAAGACAGCAGAGGTCATTGAGAAGGTTTACGCCACAGAAGGTGGACTGAAAAAAGCAATGCAGGGGCTTAAAAGCTCCGGTGTCCAGAACATTCCAAACATTTCCTTTCTGGCAGGCCAGATCAGAAACTTAGGGATCATTCCCTGCATGTATCACCGGTATTATTACATCACCGATGACATGCTAAAGGAAGAGCTGGAGTCCTATGAAAAGGGTGAGACCAGAGCAGAGCTGGTGAAAAAGACGGAAGCCGAATTATTTGAACTTTATAAAGATCCGGATCTGAATGTAAAGCCCCCTCAGCTTGAGAAACGGGGAGGAGCATTTTATTCCGATGCTGCCTGTGAACTCATTTCTTCCATATATAATGATAAAAAGACCTATATGGTGGTCAGCACGAGGAATAATGGTGCAATCACAGACTTGCCTGATGATGTAGTGGTAGAGGTAAGCAGCATCATTACAGCCCATGGTCCCGTGCCCATTTCCTGGGGAAGCTTTGATGCTTCCAGCAGAGGTCTGTTACAGCTGATGAAGGATATGGAGCTGACTACCATAAAAGCAGCTGTAACAGGAGATTATGATACGGCTCTTCAGGCATTTACCTTAAATCCACTGGTTCCAAGCGGAGCCATCGCCCAGACCATTCTTGATGAGCTATTGGTGGCTCATAAAAAGCATCTGCCTCAGTTTAAAGAAAAAATTGAAGCTCTGGAGGCAAAATAG
- a CDS encoding pyridoxamine 5'-phosphate oxidase family protein: MNKYEEGFKLIEEKFGNGKDNVISLATIAREPGANGEPRPVVRSVDAYYEDGVFYVVTNGKSNKMKQIAENSQVSVAGCFEMFTANGVGENLGWVLDPKNAELRTKLRTAFSEWYDSANNEKDENCCFLAIRLTRGTLNINHWEKLYHMDFVNKTDMENGGIY, translated from the coding sequence ATGAACAAGTATGAAGAAGGATTTAAATTAATCGAAGAGAAGTTCGGAAATGGCAAAGACAATGTGATTTCCCTGGCAACGATTGCGCGGGAACCTGGGGCTAACGGAGAGCCTCGCCCAGTTGTCCGCAGTGTAGACGCTTATTATGAAGATGGCGTTTTCTATGTTGTAACAAATGGAAAATCAAATAAAATGAAGCAAATCGCAGAGAATTCTCAGGTTTCGGTGGCTGGTTGTTTCGAGATGTTTACCGCCAATGGAGTAGGTGAAAACCTGGGCTGGGTTCTTGATCCAAAAAATGCAGAACTAAGAACCAAGCTTCGTACAGCTTTTTCAGAATGGTACGATTCTGCAAATAATGAAAAGGATGAAAATTGTTGTTTTTTAGCAATCCGTCTCACCAGGGGAACATTAAACATTAATCATTGGGAAAAGTTATATCATATGGATTTTGTGAATAAGACAGATATGGAAAATGGGGGCATTTATTAA